The following proteins are encoded in a genomic region of Dyadobacter sp. UC 10:
- a CDS encoding N-acetylmuramic acid 6-phosphate etherase yields MTRITESDSRYDHLDQKSIEEITTLINQEDKTVAEAIEIALPAIQNLIAAIVQKIENGGRLFYVGAGSGGRLSVLDVIELPTTYGIEKGVFNAILAGGIPKLADALEEKEDDPEAGWIALLEAEVSANDIVVGISASGSTPFVLGALRQCMAAGITTGCIVSNPDSGIASYADFPVEVITGPEFITGSTRMKCGTAQKMIFDMISTTTMIRLGRVKGNKMVNVKLINDKIVDRAVKMLMRMGNISDYTEAKDLLVSRGSVSNAMDFLETK; encoded by the coding sequence ATGACTAGAATTACAGAAAGTGATTCCCGGTACGATCACCTCGATCAAAAGAGTATTGAGGAAATTACCACGCTGATCAACCAGGAAGATAAAACCGTGGCCGAGGCGATAGAGATCGCTTTGCCCGCAATACAAAACCTGATCGCCGCGATCGTACAGAAGATAGAAAACGGCGGTCGATTGTTTTACGTCGGCGCAGGCAGCGGCGGCCGACTTTCCGTGCTGGACGTTATCGAGCTGCCGACAACTTACGGTATTGAAAAGGGTGTTTTTAATGCAATCCTGGCAGGCGGAATTCCCAAACTTGCGGATGCGCTTGAAGAAAAAGAAGATGATCCCGAAGCAGGGTGGATTGCGCTTCTGGAGGCGGAAGTAAGTGCAAATGACATCGTAGTCGGCATATCGGCCAGCGGCAGTACTCCATTTGTACTCGGCGCATTGCGGCAATGCATGGCTGCGGGGATAACAACCGGCTGCATTGTGAGCAACCCCGATTCGGGAATAGCCAGCTACGCCGATTTTCCGGTGGAAGTAATTACCGGCCCCGAGTTTATTACGGGCAGTACGCGCATGAAATGCGGGACTGCGCAAAAAATGATCTTTGATATGATCAGCACGACCACGATGATCCGGCTGGGGAGGGTGAAGGGAAATAAGATGGTGAACGTGAAGCTGATCAACGACAAAATCGTGGACCGCGCGGTGAAAATGCTGATGCGAATGGGGAATATCTCAGACTATACCGAAGCAAAAGACCTGCTGGTAAGCCGGGGAAGTGTGAGCAATGCAATGGATTTTTTAGAAACAAAGTAG